AACtcaattttttaatttcatcttattttttgCAGTTAAGTTTTTGGAGGTCATCAAGCCGTTCTGTGCGGTTCTACCAGAAATTCAGAAACCAGAAAGAAAGGTAAGCCCATCGTAGATGTTCGGGCTTGTCACTGTCAAAATATGTTTAGAATCAATTTGTCCATCTCCAagctattttaatatttaactaAAATTGAATAAACAACAAGCTTTATCACACAAGATGGAGTGAAGTACCCACCAACCTTTGTTGAAGCTGAGAGCTACTACCGATTAATCCAAAGGGATATTAGTTTGATAGAATTCTCTGAGGCTGCCTCGGGGTCAACTACATCACGTTAGTTACACTACAACTTCAAATAACCATGATATTTTCAATAGattaaacagtattttttttcctacattgATGATACGACTCACTCAATGGTTTGGTCTGTAATATGTCAGGAAAGAGGGAAAACTGTTGATGGTTTTGCAAAGTAAAGGCAGATGTATGCAAATGTTTCAATTTGATCAAACAAATGTGATatgggatgagaattttccgccgatcggcagatttccgactttttcagaccaaaatgaccattctcgagataagcgcaaatccgttgagaaaatttcaggggggttaggggtagggtatcgtgcgtctgtctctcggtggtgggctccgagctgcaagttcagcttaatGCTAgtatatgccgttctaacttacTCGGTGgcgtaaatatttgcattttgcgaacataaacattcaaacttgtttgcggcagattactcgattggataacagagttatacagtataacgatccaatcgtgtttgtggttaatcgagtttcaccattgccatgtacatgtgttctcggttctcagaaatcgcagtgtaacttgtttgttagccaagtaatggcgcgtgggacttagatagcgcaaactgagcgacggtgtgttcaaagttttacgatgacaaaagtgttggaaaaaaaggatgaagatcaagtgagggcaattgacaaggatgctggaatcaaaaactgtttcagacgagcatggcttgaaaaaagtgtaacggtccagataggaccgaaaacggtatcaacatgtctaaccgaacacatacaaaaagtggacattcccggcaaagtgctgtgcactctttGTTACCCCCCctcatcgacagacattttcagtgtttttctcaTCCCTGTATGTCTGATTTCATGGGCAGTACAAAAATCTGAATATACTGTTTGGTGGTTGAAATCTTAGGAACTGGGCCATTTTAGGTTAAAAGAGTTTGTCCAAATTATTCATTAATAAGATAAATGTCTATTATTTGTTGCACCTCTAATACATATGTTACATGCAATATTATGTGCATTTATGACTACTGAGTATTTATTGTTGTATTTACCTCACAGATTCAGTTTAGAGAAAAAGTACTATGGACAGCCATTACACTCTTCATCTTCCTGGTGTGTTGCCAAGTGAGTGCTTTCTGTAATCTCTAAAGTAATGTGAATTTCCTCTTTGTGTTATTTATGACTCGCGTATATATTTTTGACCGTTCAATTAGATTCCTCTCTTTGGCATCATGTCATCAGATTCGGCAGATCCCTTCTACTGGATGAGAGTCATTCTGGCTTCCAACAGAGGTGCGAGCACTAAATATGTAATTTGACTTCCATCAACGAGCAGCACAGTCATTTGGTGTTCAGTTCAGCTGCTTCGCACATCTGATGTTttcggttcaatcccagctccaGCCTTGCTTTTCTCTTGAATACTGTAACTTCCTCCGAGATTCTAAAACCTTGCATTCTAAGtcaacaaagacaaacatttttacaagatgtgaatggttgttacttgtttgtaaatatgtgccttgcgtttggctggcgaccagtccagtgtgtgCTTCGTCCCTCAGCCAGTAATAGCCACAATGAGCTCACCACAACCCAAATGAGAACAAGCACTTTAGAAAATGGCTGAACTTTGTCATCCATTTAAGACCAACTTGTTCGCTTATTATCATTTGTGACATAATCTCATTATCACGTGAGGTGGGGTCAAAGACTGTCTGTGTGAAGGCTGAATGCATAGCCCACTCTCCTCATGCTGAACTTATTTGTGTCTTTAGGTACTCTGATGGAGTTAGGTATCTCCCCCATCGTCACCTCTGGCCTCATCATGCAGCTGCTTGCTGGAGCCAAGATCATTGAGGTTGGAGACACTCCCAAGGATCGCGCTCTCTTCAACGGCGCTCAGAAATGTAAGTCTCTTTCATGAGCTATTGTTAGCACTGAGGCCTTGATGCAGCTATATTTATAGTCACTATACAGTTATAATTAATCTTGTGTATTGTTGCAGTGTTTGGAATGATAATCACCATCGGGCAGGCGATCGTGTACGTCATGACCGGCATGTATGGTGACCCTTCGGAGATGGGTGCTGGAATATGTTTACTCATCATCATCCAGGTGAAAATGAACAATAATCTCCGGTTCCACAACTCTCTGCTTATGCcagaaacattttacaaatgctCAGTAGGGTACGCCTTTCCTTTTGGTCCTTTGACAAACGTAAAGGAAAAGGAGGAAAGGTTTAAACGGGGGTTTTCTGCTTCAATGTGACACATTTAGAACAGGGTCACCAAACTTTTTGAACCTGAACGCTACTACTTAGCTACTAATTAATGCAATGTGACTactgttttaaaatgcattgaTAGAATAACAAATTTGCTGAAATGACCTTTAATGGTATGTTATTATTAAGTAATGATAATTTACTGATTGTAATAGGTTTCACACACAATTCAGTCacaattcaaaataatttaacaagTTGGGCAACAGATACTGTAGCTATTATTATGCAAGTGTTTAATGGGGAACTAAACTATCACCATCATAAGACCTTTAGCAATTGTAATGATGGtttaagcaaaaactaaatTCTATCTTTGCTGTAAAAAAATGGGTTACTGCAGCTCCAAGATGAAGGTAAATGTTTCTGcacatattttgtaaaattcctagctctcacacacacaagaaaagtTAATCACTGTAACAAGATACAACAGCACAAGTTTGACCTCAAGTAAGAATTCTTATGTTGATACTTCAGTCTTACTACTTTGAATGTGTATCTTTTTACCACTTCTCACGTTCTCTTTACACCCTTTGTTGAGGCTGCTGCTTGGAATaagtttgaggggaaaaaaataacacttcaGTAGTTACATCATATTAGCTTTGGATCAACATTTGCATTTACCAACgccgtctttgttttttttttcagcttttcgtTGCCGGTCTGATTGTTCTGCTGCTTGATGAGCTGCTGCAGAAAGGATACGGTCTGGGCTCTGGTATCTCTCTATTCATAGCCACCAACATTTGCGAGACCATCGTCTGGAAGGCCTTCAGCCCTACCACCGTCAACACTGGAAGAGGTTTGTCTCCTGTTGCCACACACACTGACCGGATGTCAAATGCAGGCACTGTACCGTGATGCATCCCCTTGGTTTTTCAGGAACTGAATTTGAGGGTGCCATTATTGCACTCTTTCATCTGTTGGCCACTCGCACAGACAAAGTGCGCGCCCTGCGAGAAGCCTTCTACAGGCAAAACCTGCCCAACCTCATGAACCTCATTGCCACAGTCTTTGTGTTCGCTGTCGTTATATACTTCCAGGTGAGCATAGACAGTGGGATTGTTCTACAGTTTCGCTTGCTACTATTACAAGTCCACTAGAATTCAAATTGTTACATACtgtatactaaaaaaaaaaaaaaaaaacacaagttggAGCTATTAATGTAAACTGTGTAACACACTTGGAAGTTACCGGGGCATCAATAAttatgtagtgtttttttttggggtaatattaaatgtctttattttaatgaaaggGCCAGATACCGTATGTACAACattaatacacatttttaacctttttatttatttaatttttttttttgcatttgtacttCTGCTTTGGCTATCAATATTACAGTGCTGTATTTAGGTTAAAGGTTCAGACATACTTCTGACAACAGTTCATTCCAATGGATGATGATTgaccatccatcgatttttacataccgcttgtcctcactagggtcacaggcgtactggagcctatcccagctgactcggTGAGAGggggggtacatcctgaactggttgcaagccaatcacagggcacataccaacaaacaatcatttgcagtcacattcacacccatgggcaatttagttttATCAATTACCCtacctcatatttttttggaatgtgggaggaacccagagaaaactcagaGCAGATACGGGGAGGagatgcaacctccacacaggcgagggctGATTTGAACCTGGCACCAGCAGACCACTGCACTGCCCACTGGTGGATTAATTTAGgataggatgaataaaaatggcaaGGGTCCGTTCCAGGGTTCAATTGATGcaatatctaaaaaaaacacaacattcaTTAACTTAACATGTAATTttaaagtgcgggtgacatccctataaacattctaaaatagatattgcaatggaaaatacatataacagtattcacttcaatgtctatacgaaaaaaaaaaagtgagcggagagcgcgtcatccatgcacaaagttgcgcaattgagtgtccctcgacatccaagtggtcgccagtcgcgtcatctgtccttgacgtcatcgtcacttccgccgttgaaaacgcgcagtgcctgctactatggaagccgaataacagagatattcggattttccCACGCCCCTTctcacacggaagctcttttcgaaaaggacaataccacacaaccgagtgaagttaccggggcaatattacactgtctctcgccctcagggcaatattacactattgtttcgagccatattcagaagatatgcaatcacggctaaaccgcatcccgtccgatccacttccgcgcggagatgagccatcgcggctcatcgcagccggccggtgtggcttatgacggagccgagcggtgctgctttgtgttcacagtcgagccggcgcgcttcatgctcgaacacgactgagtaacgcattctcggctgggttcttcagagccgccccgtcgcaaagcccgacgcgcagccttcgcggaagatgtgaccgccgaacgcggtgtctcagccggtgtggctgaatttcggcccgccgtgctatataaggagggggtggagccgagctatgttgcaggctgagtgagacattgctGACTGGGCGacgcacacatcaacacatttcatacgcggatcttttccTATGTTATGTGAGagtgattacgtggtccgccccaaactatttttttttttttagtagctgtatacacacctacttgttatttggaacccacgaagctctcgccctttgcacccgtgcaatcgatttttcacaacgaacagtgtctctttcaaacttatgaagggtaattctattctcccgagtgttgaagcaatgtccagcaatgcaatgagccggcattttggctaacacgaaggaacaacgagctatcttcgcgcaggtaaaactaaaggaaacaaacgagtccacgagggggcgccactgtcctttccTTCccatgtcacttcctgcttcttctcgcaacaaattcctgagaggattttcatggcgggagtttcaaaaagctgtatacgtcaaaatcatgttttgtggtggaaaaaacacatgggaccatattggctgtgggtttttcattaataatataccaaaaatcatccgtttgacgacacttgagcttccACTTACAATAATCAtagaagagaaaagaaaaactataaATCTGATCTGAGTCTTGAGTATATCCATTAGCATATCTTTATTCTATTCAGGACCTAAGCCATGTGATTTAAataccagtagcagaacttcaaAGTCTATTCTAAAACAGACTGGAGTTCAGTGTAGAGAGTGTAAAAGTGGAGTAATATGTTCCCACCATCTTTGTTcgggtcagaacccaagctgcattATTCTAAATGAGTCCAGTCACGAGACTATTATAATAGTCAAGTCTCCTTGAGATAAATAGCATGGATTAGCTTCTCCTCATTTGCTTGACACAAGCAAGCCCTCACTCTGTATATGTTCTTCAAATAATAAAGGTCAATTTTAGTGATTAattttgatatgactgttgaaagtcagggtGAACTCTTATCAGCATACGAATGTATAATGTTATTGAACATTTAACATCTTCCTGACCTAAACAGGGCTTCAGGGTGGACCTCCCCATCAAGTCAGCACGCTATCGCGGTCAATACAACACCTACCCCATCAAACTGTTCTACACCTCCAACATCCCCATCATCCTGCAGTCGGCCTTGGTCTCGAATCTTTACGTTATCTCCCAAATGCTGTCAACGCGGTTCAGTGGAAACTTCTTGGTGAACCTACTTGGAACGTGGTCTGTAAGTGGAAAAATGATCTTCAAACATCTTTGGTGCGCAGTCCATTTGGATAGATCtgcatttaatttgattttgtctttttattcatGTAGGACACATCGACTGGTGGACCAGCTCGGGCCTACCCAGTGGGTGGGCTCTGCTACTACCTGTCTCCTCCAGAGTCCTTTGGTTCTGTTTTGGATGATCCGGTTCACGCTGTAATATACATTGTCTTCATGCTCGGCTCTTGTGCCTTCTTCTCCAAGACCTGGATTGAAGTGTCGGGATCCTCTGCCAAAGATGTATGTTTGGTGTGCATGAGTGGACTTGATGTTTTATTGAGGACTTGGTTTtaatttgtttcttcttttttggtaTATGTCAGGTGGCAAAGCAACTTAAAGAGCAGCAGATGGTGATGAGGGGACACAGAGAGACTTCAATGGTGCATGAGCTGAACAGGTACAGATAGGCTGGAGATATTGGTGCTTTTATCCATGATAATATGGTTCATCGTTTGCACCCCTCTTTTCTTgcaaatttctgtttttttatggttttacagtAGAGTAGCTCACATTCTGGACAAAGCCCCACTGCGAATGGTGGGGAAAATGATTAACTGATGcagatttcaaaatgtttataattgtCTCTGTCATGCTGTGCCACTTTTACAAAGTTCCTTAGCTTTAGGAGCCATTCTGTGCGATTTTAGGGTGTTTGAGAGAGAACAAAAGCAGGGGAAAAGcaagtttttcagcaaataaaggAGGATAGGATCGCCACCAAAATTTGATGACTGAGAATTTGCAAGTAGCAAATGGGTGGAGAACATTGTACACTTACTGTAATGCCCTCACATGTAGGAAAGGAGAGCCGCATTTTCCAGTGAACTTCTTGGAAGTTTTATTGAATGCTGGGAGAACAGTAAAACACAAAGTCAATGAGTATGTAGGACCTCTTCTAGGCTACAACTCACTACACACAGAGTCTCCACCACCACACCAGGCACCATTTGTTTTACACATACTACAATGTGAACCATTTCAGGTGTAAATGTtgtgctggttttttttttttcttttcaaataaaattacaatgtgCTAAATTGTTACATAAGTTTAAAGGCAGAGACTTTCATGGGCGGCACCAAAAAAAGACTTGAAGTAGAAGTATATTGTATTGTGTTGGTGATTGTGCAGCTATTCCTGGAAGGTTCCATTGACCcagttgaaagcatgtgggagagggacagcatttttttaatgttaacagaTGGTGTCGACAGTATATCACAAATTGAAACCAATTGCTGGTGCTTCTGGACCTTACATTTGGTTTGTTTCCCATTTGCAGGTACATCCCCACTGCTGCTGCCTTTGGTGGCCTTTGTATAGGAGGTCTATCTGTAATGGCTGACTTCCTAGGAGCCATTGGTTCTGGCACAGGAATCCTCTTGGCTGTGACCATCATCTATCAGTACTTTGAGATCTTTGTGAAAGAGCAGAGCGAAGTGGGAAGCATGGGAGCGCTGCTCTTCTAGAAAATGCCACGTCGACGACATACAGCATACACACAGAGCCTCCAAACCGTGTCAATCTTTTGTGTTCCatcttccttttttcagcaatttGCACAATCTGTTCATTTTGCATCTGGGATAGATCGTTTTACACCTTTTGTCTCTCTGGTGCTGTCTAGAGAGCTATTTTATTTTCTCCCTGCTTTGAGCTTATTATTGTCTCCAACCATTTCTTCTGCTCTTAACCATCCATGGTGGGTTGCCTGACTTCCCACTGACTGTTTCATCAGCTGAAGAGTCCCTCAACACGTGTGTGGGGCTGTCTTTGACTCACCTGGGGCGTTTTTCACTGAGAACACTATGACAAAATTTCAAACATTGGGATATGCAAAAGAATGCCATGTCACCAGTCATACTGGAGTTTTCTTGGGGATTTGATAGCTGGATGTGAAGAGTATGAACAAAATGTACTTTAGCTTGGCAAGGTGCCTACATTTACCTTTATGTTTATATTCTCCATGATGGACGGTTCATATTCGCTCTAGTCTTATGTAGGACCCAATATGTTTGTCCTATATCTGGCTGGAAGAGGAAAGTGATAGTCTGCACTGTCTTGCTCTTTAATTCCCAGACTGAATTGCTGCACAAAACTGCCCGGGTGGTCAGTAAGAGGGTGGGTTTGATATGGACGCAAAGGGGGTTTCATTTTGGTTTTTACTCTTATGTAACAGACATAAttgtgttattaaaaaaatgtttttccaacaaattgaaattgtctttttattttttttcctagagCAGGTCATGCTTTTCTTTTAGTCCAAATTTTCAGCAGCTGTAAGTGAAGTCGTGTTCCtagcaaatgttatttttcaaaaatcactTTGTCAAGGTCTCAAGACTtagtacaaaaataataaaaagcaatTTTGCTGTTAGCCAAATTCTTGATTTTGAACACCAACTGGGCATACTTCCTTGTAACACTAAAGGTCTCTGAAGTCTCCAGTTGAAGGaagacatctaaaaaaaaataataaataaggcTTGGCATATCCATGGATTTTGATCATATATGTACTGGTACCAGAATTCTTACTAATCATTTGAAGAACGCAACAAGCCAAATTGGTTAAGAGTAGTAGTACTGAGATACCCTGTGGCGCGATGCACATTTTCACTGATATTACCGGAGTCACTGGGGGTTTTGTCCAGTTTTGTATTTGGTGTCTTCAGGaaaataacaatgaaatcagtGAAGCATTTAAATTATTTCTCTATAAGAAGCCTTTTACTTGATTATTTCCAGATCACATTTTGTTAAAGCACTTTTAGCCAAAATTAGAAACTAAATCTTTTTTATAATTGACGATTTCTCACATAATGTAACACAATCAAGTTCCAACAAATAGTAAAATAAAGCAACATGTTCCTGATGATGTAAATAAttgtgtaaacaaaaaaatgtagaagcagtttttttttaaatatagcatACTGAATTATAAAGCAATAGACTAATATATTATTTCCAGATCAAACTTTATTAAAGTGCTTTTGGcccaaattaaaaatac
This portion of the Syngnathoides biaculeatus isolate LvHL_M chromosome 10, ASM1980259v1, whole genome shotgun sequence genome encodes:
- the LOC133508048 gene encoding protein transport protein Sec61 subunit alpha-like 1, with the translated sequence MGIKFLEVIKPFCAVLPEIQKPERKIQFREKVLWTAITLFIFLVCCQIPLFGIMSSDSADPFYWMRVILASNRGTLMELGISPIVTSGLIMQLLAGAKIIEVGDTPKDRALFNGAQKLFGMIITIGQAIVYVMTGMYGDPSEMGAGICLLIIIQLFVAGLIVLLLDELLQKGYGLGSGISLFIATNICETIVWKAFSPTTVNTGRGTEFEGAIIALFHLLATRTDKVRALREAFYRQNLPNLMNLIATVFVFAVVIYFQGFRVDLPIKSARYRGQYNTYPIKLFYTSNIPIILQSALVSNLYVISQMLSTRFSGNFLVNLLGTWSDTSTGGPARAYPVGGLCYYLSPPESFGSVLDDPVHAVIYIVFMLGSCAFFSKTWIEVSGSSAKDVAKQLKEQQMVMRGHRETSMVHELNRYIPTAAAFGGLCIGGLSVMADFLGAIGSGTGILLAVTIIYQYFEIFVKEQSEVGSMGALLF